Proteins encoded in a region of the Nitrospira sp. genome:
- a CDS encoding FAD-dependent oxidoreductase, whose translation MASLSILVTAPPSQTVLILGAGLAGLTTAYHLSQQGYQVTLLDHPDWLDGFRTSVFQPAPIVLGCHHETRLVLRTLDREEPSESDRTIPLEFRLPDGQIVPYQSARLPGAFQWMMSLFSFHGLSWQDRWRLFSHVEQIWEQAQTLPADLENRTGDEWLTAIGQSSEARERIWAPLAQWLTGNELARLSAATFVHLLSTVFLRDASDARLTHLSGSVDHRFIEPMKQTFQPGNVRIVSLPHRPTLRFGQNGVSEIRLQDDSRLRANRYVIALSYQNLLKLLPERLLTRYAYFAQITELKSLSEVVIEVTCPATEQRPRLLLFSGRPFHQLTSASLESDEIGYRLSAVGNSLAELNNDQLIEAAQTEMCELFSGTARKDVIVRSIFRETNAAIVLAPGAARLRPLQQSPVQNLLVSGAWTDTGWPANLESALVSARRCAELIAGRGA comes from the coding sequence TTGGCTTCGCTCTCGATTCTTGTGACCGCGCCGCCCTCACAAACCGTTCTCATTCTCGGCGCAGGCCTGGCCGGTCTGACAACTGCGTACCATCTCAGTCAACAGGGCTACCAGGTCACCCTGCTCGATCATCCCGACTGGCTCGATGGATTCCGGACCAGCGTATTCCAACCAGCTCCGATTGTTCTGGGATGTCACCATGAGACCAGGCTGGTCCTTCGTACACTTGATCGAGAAGAACCTTCTGAATCCGACCGAACGATTCCATTGGAATTTCGGCTTCCCGATGGGCAAATCGTCCCCTATCAGTCGGCCCGCCTCCCCGGCGCCTTTCAGTGGATGATGAGTCTCTTCAGCTTTCACGGCCTTTCCTGGCAGGATCGGTGGAGACTCTTCTCCCATGTCGAACAAATATGGGAACAAGCCCAAACCCTCCCGGCAGATTTAGAGAATCGGACTGGGGACGAATGGCTGACGGCAATCGGACAGAGTTCCGAAGCGCGAGAGCGCATCTGGGCTCCGCTCGCTCAATGGTTGACCGGCAACGAACTGGCCCGTCTCTCCGCCGCGACTTTCGTCCATCTACTTTCAACCGTGTTTCTGCGCGACGCGTCGGACGCGAGGCTCACACACCTGTCCGGTTCCGTCGACCACCGGTTCATCGAGCCCATGAAACAGACGTTCCAACCAGGTAATGTACGCATTGTCTCCTTGCCCCATCGGCCTACTCTTCGGTTTGGACAGAACGGTGTGAGCGAAATCCGTCTTCAGGACGACAGCAGGCTGCGGGCCAACCGGTACGTCATTGCGCTGTCCTATCAGAATCTATTGAAGTTGCTGCCGGAACGGCTGCTAACACGCTACGCCTACTTCGCACAGATCACCGAGCTCAAAAGCTTGAGCGAAGTAGTTATTGAAGTGACCTGCCCGGCTACGGAGCAAAGGCCTCGTCTGCTCCTCTTCTCAGGCCGACCATTCCATCAGCTCACTAGCGCATCGCTCGAGTCCGACGAGATCGGATATCGACTGTCTGCCGTTGGAAACTCGCTCGCTGAGTTGAACAACGATCAGTTGATCGAAGCAGCCCAGACCGAGATGTGCGAGTTGTTCTCAGGAACGGCCAGGAAGGATGTGATCGTTCGATCAATCTTTCGTGAAACCAACGCTGCCATTGTACTTGCACCGGGCGCTGCGCGATTGAGACCGCTCCAACAAAGTCCCGTTCAGAACTTGCTCGTCAGCGGGGCATGGACCGACACCGGATGGCCCGCCAATCTTGAGAGCGCGCTCGTCAGCGCCCGTCGCTGCGCAGAGCTCATCGCCGGCCGCGGAGCTTGA
- a CDS encoding cobalamin-binding protein has product MRICSLIPGATEVVAALDLADQLVGISHECDFPASVRHIPVMIEPMVGKDGSSGREIDRQVKELVASGQRLYRLNEGALCRACPDLILTQDLCHVCSITPDQLTRAIKSLQHRPEVLTLSPTTLDGVIDDMERIAQAAGVLEKGRALTQELRRRVGQVREEVGRTSSRPRVVCLEWLDPLYVAGHWVPEMVELAGGRNVLGSQDVPSHETTWQAVEAARPDVILVMPCGYSVERTVNELRRMGPTGDIWRRACEQRADLYVVDAASFFSRPGPRLVDGVELLAAILHPTSDHPIDRAKAIKLEATTLTESCPS; this is encoded by the coding sequence ATGAGAATCTGCTCACTCATCCCCGGGGCGACGGAAGTGGTCGCCGCTCTCGACTTGGCCGACCAACTGGTCGGCATCAGCCACGAATGCGACTTCCCTGCCTCGGTTCGACACATTCCTGTCATGATCGAACCCATGGTTGGAAAGGACGGAAGTTCCGGTAGGGAAATCGACAGACAGGTCAAAGAGCTCGTGGCATCAGGACAGCGGCTTTACCGACTCAACGAGGGCGCGCTTTGCCGGGCCTGTCCGGACCTTATTTTGACACAAGACCTATGTCACGTCTGCTCGATCACACCGGACCAACTGACACGCGCGATCAAGTCCCTTCAGCATCGACCCGAGGTACTCACACTCAGCCCGACGACGTTGGACGGCGTGATCGATGATATGGAGCGCATCGCCCAAGCGGCAGGCGTACTCGAGAAAGGACGGGCACTCACCCAGGAACTCCGGCGTCGAGTGGGCCAGGTGCGCGAAGAGGTCGGCAGGACATCATCGCGCCCTCGAGTGGTATGTCTTGAATGGCTGGATCCTCTCTATGTCGCAGGCCATTGGGTTCCGGAAATGGTTGAGCTGGCCGGTGGCCGCAATGTCCTTGGGTCTCAAGACGTCCCATCGCATGAAACCACGTGGCAGGCCGTCGAAGCCGCTCGCCCGGATGTGATCCTTGTCATGCCCTGCGGGTACTCCGTCGAGCGGACGGTCAATGAGCTCAGGCGCATGGGACCAACCGGTGACATATGGCGGCGGGCTTGTGAACAGCGGGCGGATCTCTACGTCGTCGATGCGGCATCCTTCTTCAGCCGCCCAGGCCCTCGACTCGTCGACGGGGTGGAGCTGCTCGCGGCCATTCTGCACCCGACCTCGGACCATCCTATCGACCGAGCCAAAGCGATCAAACTTGAGGCCACCACCCTCACGGAGAGCTGCCCGTCATGA
- the hpnD gene encoding presqualene diphosphate synthase HpnD has translation MTVSDAQTYCTDYTKQSGSNFYYSFLFLPKAKRDAMYTVYAFCKAVDSAVDEPNAGSSPKDELKRWREELEAVYSGTPTSPIMVSLAHHVKALGIPKAYFEELIKGVEMDLFNNRYVTFDELSLYCYRVASVVGLICLHVFGVTSARAQDYAVALGMAFQLTNILRDVGTDAAESRIYLPLDDLRKWNHSEKAILNRSYSPEFRALMEYEASQAHHYYKRADAALMGLSPQERRALTVAEIMRGIYSRILERIERSNYQVFGPRISLTTTQRVVIALRIWLRSRFL, from the coding sequence ATGACGGTCTCTGATGCTCAAACTTATTGCACCGACTACACGAAGCAAAGCGGCAGCAACTTTTACTATTCGTTCCTCTTCCTTCCCAAAGCCAAACGCGACGCCATGTACACGGTCTATGCCTTCTGCAAGGCCGTCGACAGCGCCGTCGACGAACCGAACGCCGGTAGCAGCCCAAAAGATGAACTCAAGCGTTGGCGTGAGGAACTTGAGGCGGTGTATTCGGGCACCCCGACCAGTCCCATCATGGTGAGCCTCGCTCACCATGTGAAGGCCTTGGGTATTCCAAAGGCGTACTTCGAGGAACTGATCAAGGGCGTCGAGATGGATTTGTTCAACAATCGCTATGTCACGTTCGATGAGCTGTCGCTCTATTGCTATCGCGTCGCCTCCGTAGTAGGGCTCATCTGTTTGCATGTATTCGGCGTTACATCGGCGCGCGCACAGGATTATGCGGTGGCACTCGGCATGGCCTTTCAACTGACCAACATCCTCCGTGATGTCGGAACGGATGCCGCCGAAAGTCGTATCTATCTGCCGCTGGACGACTTACGGAAGTGGAATCATTCGGAAAAAGCCATACTCAATCGAAGCTATTCTCCAGAGTTCCGCGCGTTGATGGAATATGAGGCGTCTCAAGCACACCACTATTATAAGCGAGCCGATGCGGCCCTCATGGGACTCTCGCCTCAAGAGCGCCGCGCGTTGACGGTCGCGGAAATCATGCGTGGTATTTACAGTCGGATTTTGGAACGGATCGAACGGTCGAACTATCAGGTCTTCGGACCGCGTATTAGCCTCACCACCACCCAACGTGTGGTTATCGCCCTACGTATTTGGCTTCGCTCTCGATTCTTGTGA